Within Rhodopirellula halodulae, the genomic segment ACGCTCAGGTTGGCAAGGTGCTGGATACTTTGGAACGCACCGGATTGGACAAGAACACCATTGTGGTTTTCACCAGCGACCACGGGTACTTCCTCGGTGAAAAAGGGCTTTGGCAAAAGCAAGCTTTGTTCGACAAGGTCGCCGGTGTGCCATTGATCATCGCGGAACCCGGCCGCGAAAAGGGGGCTGTTGCGACGACTCCGGTTGGGTTGGTGGATTTGTATCCGACGTTGGCTGAAATGTGCGGTGTTCCAACGCAAGAGTTAATGCACGGCCAGTCGCTCGTGCCGATCTTGCGTGATCCATCGCAACTTGGGCGTGGCTATTCCATGTCGATGATTTCTCGCAACGATCGACAGAAGAAGCAACGCTACTACGGGTATTCCATCCGCACGCCGCGTTATCGCATGACGTTGTGGGACGATGGCGATCGCGGCATGGAGCTGTACGATCACGACAAGGATCCGGAGGAGTTCACCAATTTGGCGCACGGCGATGGTCAACAAGACCCGGAGATTGCCGCGGTCATTCGTGACTTGAAGGGCAAGCTCGCGGAAGAGGTGGCCAAGGGGATGCCAGCTTCGGGCAAACGCACGGAGTACAAGGTGGGGAACTGGAACCCGATGTTGCGTGTGGACAACTGAACGCGGCTGAATGCAGCCGACGTGCGCTTATATGCGAATGTTTTGAATGCGAAAGGCGAGTTGTTGCAGCTCGCTGGCCAGATCAACGTTGATGATGGCCGTTCCCGCCGGCACACGCAGTGTGGTGGGAGCGAAGTTCAAAATGCCTTGAATGCCACCGGCCATCACGCGGGCCGCGACCTCGCTGGCTTGTTCGCTGGGGACCGCGAGAATGGCCAATTCCGGTTTGGCTTTTTCAAGCACCGCTTCCAAATCATCTAACGGTCGGACCGTGGTTCCGCCGACTTCGCGTCCGTACTTCGCCGGGTCGGTGTCAAAGGCCGCCGCTAATGAGAAACCGAGACGCTCGAATCCTCGGTAGCGAAGCAGAGCGTTGCCCAGTGATCCGACGCCGATCAACACGGCTTTCCACTGAACGCCGGATCCCAACACAGCACCGATCCGTTCGGCCAACAGTTGCACGTCGTAACCGACGCCGCGTCGACCAATCGAGCCTACGGAACTGAGGTCGCGGCGCACGACGGCGGGGGAAACGTTGACCATTTGCCCCAGGTCGCGACTGTTGGTGGACTTCTCTCCCGCCGCGATCAAACGGTGCAATTCGCGGTAATAGAGCGACAAACGCCCCACCGCGGGCGTGGACAATTCCGCCTTGCAAACGGCTTCATCGGAAGGATCCGAAGGGCTGGATTCGTGTTCGCTCGTCATCGGCTTCGCTGACCCGCACAATCGTTTGAACCGGAACAACCCGCAGCGTCGGCAGGACTTGACGACGCAATCGTTCTGTTTTGCCAGGACCGCCCTGTTTGTTTGTTTAACGCTTGTTCTGCAGACGATGAAGTTTGTGCATCAAGATCAGTTTTGCTAGTCCGCAGAGTTTCCGCCTGTGCCACACACGTTCTGGCCCAGCTTATCTCTGACCGTCTGGCAAGTGAAGCCTTACCGACCCTCCCTGGCCCACGTGTGGGCCGCCCCGCTCTCACACTCGCAGCCTCGGCCTTCGTTCGGCCGACGGGCGTTCTGCTCGACCGTGACAGTGAATCAGGCAGCGGATCGGTTTAGCCGTCTGGATTTTGATTTTGGTTTGGAGGCCAAGCCGGGGGGTATCCGGCAGGCCAAACGAAGCTGCGTTATGCAACGTCCCGTTGTTACCTGTGGAGAAACTTACGATGAAACGCTTGTGGTTGTTGCCCGCGTTGACGATTATCTCGATCGTCTCGGGCGCGAACGCTGCTCACGCTGCATATAGCGGCGCGATCAGCTATGAAGGCTGTAGCAGCTGTGGTGGCTCAGTCGTCGCCGATGGATCGGCGGTTGCTGGCGGCTCAGTTGTTGCCGACGGTTCGGCCGTCGCTGGCGGTGGATCTTACACCGTCATGCGAACGGTTCGCGAAACCGTCATGGAGCAAGTCGAAGAGACTCGCTATCGCACTCGGAACGAAGTGTACTTTGAAGACCAAGTGGTCAATCGTACGCGAATGGTTCCCGAGACTCACCAGAAAGAAGTTCAGTACACGGTCATGGTGCCGTCGTACGAAACTCGCCAACGCACGATCAACTACACGGTCAACAAGCCTGTGTACGAAACTCGTGAAAAGGTGATCAACTACACGGTCAAGAAACCCGTGTACGAAACTCGTACGAAGACGATCAACTACACCGTGATGAAGCCCGTTTACGAGCAACATCAGCGAGTGATCAACTACACCGTGAAGAAACCTGTGTACGAAACTCGTACCAAGACGATCAACTACACGGTCAACAAGCCCGTGTACGAAACTCGTCAACGGACGATCAACTACACCGTGATGGTTCCAACGTACGAAACTCGTACGCGAAACATCAACTACACGGTTTACAACACTGTGCAAGAACAAAAAGTTCGCACAGAGAACTACAGCGTCAGCGTTCCTCAAACGTACACCAAGACCATCACGGTCAAAGGTGGACACTGGGAAACCCGTACGGAAACCGTTCCTGGTCCAATGATCCGTCGCACCGTGCGTGAGCCCGGTACTTCGTACTTCGACGCAGCAACGTGCCGCACGGTTTACTGCCCAGGCAAGTGCCGCGTGGAATGCGTGCAAGGTTGCCCCAAGACGATCTGCAAGAAAGTCTGGGTTCCAACTTGCGAAGAGAAAGAAGTGACCTGCACCAAGTACGTCACCGAGTGCCGTACTCGTGAAATCCCTTACACCGTGTGCCGTCGCGTTCCTGAGTGCCGCACCAAGACCGTTGAGTACAAAGTGTGCAAGATGGTTCCTGAGTGCCGTACCAAGACCTGCAACTACACCGTGTGCAAGATGGTCCCAGAATGCCGCACCAAGGAAGTGTGCTACAAAGTCTGCAAGATGGTTTGCGAAAACCGTCAAAAGACCTGCAACTACACGACCTGCAAAATGGTTCCTGAGTGCCGCACCAAGACTTGCAACTACACCGTTTGCAAGATGGTTTGCGAGCCTCGCACCAAAGTTTGCAAGTACACCGTCTGCAAGATGGTTCCTGAGTGCCGCACCAAGGTTTGCGAGTACAAAGTTTGCAAAATGGTTCCTGAGTGCCGCACCAAGACCGTGTGCTACACCACTTGCCGCAAAGAGTGCTACCAAGAAACGATCAAGGTCAAGAAGTGCCGCAAAGTTTGCGAGCCCTACACCGTGACTCGTTGCGTGCCACGCGTTGTTTGCAAGCAAGTTCCAGTGGAAGTTTGCTGCCCAGCTCCAGCTTGCGGATGTGCAGATCCATGTGCAGACGCTTGTGCTCCAGCCTGTGCACCTGCTTCGGCCGGTCCTATCCGTAGCTTGCTCAAGGGTCTCTTGGGCGGACACGGCTGTGGCTGCAGCAACGACTGCGGTTGCGACGCTGGCTGCGATGCAGGTTGCGACGTTGCACCTGCTTGCGGCTGCTGATTGAAATTTGTTCTCAGGGGAGCCCCCTTCGCCGGGGCTACCCAGAGAACGTTGGACGTAACGCTCTCCACACAGCGACCCCAACCCGACTTCGATGGCCGTGTTGATCCGGACATCCGACCGAACAACGGATCACCGGCCACGAAGTCACCGGGGTGCTCGCCTGGAAACCTCAGCGATCAAACAAAAACGGGGACGAACTTGTCAGCCAAGTTCGCCCCGTTTTTTATGCGCCTCAACAGAGTGAGAACGTCGAAAGAACGAGAATCGGGCGTCGCGCCTCCGCTGAGTCTTCAACCCAAACCGAAAACCCCCGCCCTCGACTCCCCTCCCTCGACGTTCCGTCCTCCGCTCGAAAACCTCAGCTCTCGGCTCTCAGCCCTCCTTCAGGGCCGACTTGATCGCGCTGACCAGTTCGTCATCCGAAGGCTTCACCTTCGACTTGTAGCGGCCGATCACTTGTCCATCGCGGCCGACCAGGAACTTTTCAAAGTTCCAACTGACGGGACCCTTGCCGGCAGGCTCAGCCTTGATGCTGGTCAACTGCTTGTACAGCGGCGTGGCGTCGTCACCGTTGACGTCGACCTTGCTCATCATGGGGAAGGTGACTTCGTAACGCGAACTGCAGAATTCGAGAATCTCGGAATCGGAACCAGGCTCCTGGCTCCCGAACTGATTGCATGGGAAACCGAGGATCACCAACCCGTCATCCTTGTGGGCTTCGTACAACGCTTGCAAACCGGCGTACTGCTTGGTGTAGCCGCACTTGCTGGCCACGTTGACGATCAGCACGACTTTGCCTTCGTAGTCGTGCAAATCAACTTCTTTGCCTTCGATCGTCTTGGTCTCGTGAGCCAACACGCATTCGTGTTCGGTGGTGGCGTCAGCAGCCGAGGCGGATGGAAGTGCACTCATCAAACAACCCAGGGCGAGAGGAAGAAGCAAATAGCGAGACATCGATGTTCCTGTGGGGAAACGAGAGTTCGAAACGAATGTGAAACACACGCCATCACTATAACCGTCTCGCCAAGGGGGATTGCGAAATGAGTCATGCAAATCGAAAATCCGGTTTGCCTCCCGCATCCCTCCCCCCACGAGCCTCTCACCATGAATTTGAAAGACAAAGTCGTCGCCATCACCGGCGGTGGAACCGGCATCGGAGCCGGAATTGCACGTGAATTGGCGATGGCCGGTGCGAAGGTCACCATCGGTGGACGACGAGAAGCTCCGCTGAAGGAAGTCGCTGGTTCGATCCGTTCGTCCAACCCCGTTCGCACGCACACGATCGACGTGGCGGACAACGACAGCATCGAAGCTTTCTTCGCCGATGTTCGCGAAAACGTTGGTGAAGTGGACATTTTGGTGAACAGTGCCGGGATCAACATTGCCAAGCGAACGATGGCCGAGATGGATCCCGACGAATGGGATCGCGTGCTTCGCATCAACGCGACCGGAGCCTACCGCTGCATGCATCAAGTGCTGGCGGGGATGCGAGACCGCCGCGACGGATTGATCATCAACATCTCGTCGGTCGCGGGAAAACGCGCGATCACGTTGGGCGGCGTTGTTTACTGTGCCAGCAAATTCGCGATGACCGCGTTGGGAACGGCAACCGCCAATGAAGTCCGGCACGAAGGCGTTCGGATCACCAACGTGTACCCTGGCGAAGTGAACACGCCGATCTTGGAAAATCGACCTGTCCCGGTCACCGAAGAACACAAACAATCGATCCTGCAACCAGAAGACATCGCGTCGGTGATCCTTTCGATTTGTCAGTTGCCCCCGCGAGCCTGCGTGCCTGAGATCGTTATCAAACCCACCACTCAGGAATGGGTGTGAGCCGC encodes:
- a CDS encoding redox-sensing transcriptional repressor Rex, with translation MTSEHESSPSDPSDEAVCKAELSTPAVGRLSLYYRELHRLIAAGEKSTNSRDLGQMVNVSPAVVRRDLSSVGSIGRRGVGYDVQLLAERIGAVLGSGVQWKAVLIGVGSLGNALLRYRGFERLGFSLAAAFDTDPAKYGREVGGTTVRPLDDLEAVLEKAKPELAILAVPSEQASEVAARVMAGGIQGILNFAPTTLRVPAGTAIINVDLASELQQLAFRIQNIRI
- a CDS encoding glutathione peroxidase codes for the protein MSRYLLLPLALGCLMSALPSASAADATTEHECVLAHETKTIEGKEVDLHDYEGKVVLIVNVASKCGYTKQYAGLQALYEAHKDDGLVILGFPCNQFGSQEPGSDSEILEFCSSRYEVTFPMMSKVDVNGDDATPLYKQLTSIKAEPAGKGPVSWNFEKFLVGRDGQVIGRYKSKVKPSDDELVSAIKSALKEG
- a CDS encoding SDR family oxidoreductase produces the protein MNLKDKVVAITGGGTGIGAGIARELAMAGAKVTIGGRREAPLKEVAGSIRSSNPVRTHTIDVADNDSIEAFFADVRENVGEVDILVNSAGINIAKRTMAEMDPDEWDRVLRINATGAYRCMHQVLAGMRDRRDGLIINISSVAGKRAITLGGVVYCASKFAMTALGTATANEVRHEGVRITNVYPGEVNTPILENRPVPVTEEHKQSILQPEDIASVILSICQLPPRACVPEIVIKPTTQEWV